One window of Trifolium pratense cultivar HEN17-A07 linkage group LG5, ARS_RC_1.1, whole genome shotgun sequence genomic DNA carries:
- the LOC123884128 gene encoding protein VACUOLELESS1-like: MANVSVAAEWQLLYNRYYRKPELYQMRWKHVDLARNKVAAAPFGGPLAVIRDDSKIVQLHGESALRKLRLFSSSGHLLADTVWRNPGGRLIGMSWTDDHTLVCIVQDGTVYRYDVHAHLIEPNLSLGKECFESNVADCAFWGNGVVCITESNQLFCIADFKNPNAVKLADPGIVEPPRCMAVIEPQYTVSGNVEVLLGVGDGGEEEDAAVLAVEEDGVQRLGGEMLRGPLQKMVVSRDGKWLASFTHDGRLLVTTSDLTDVIIERECESALPPEQLAWCGMDAVLLYWDDMLLMMGPDGEPVTYLYDEPIILIPECDGVRILSNASMEFLQRVPDSTVSIFTIGSTSPAALLYDALDHFDRRSAKADENLRLIRSSLPEAVEACVDAAGHEFDVLRQQTLLRAASYGQAFCSNFHRDRIQEMSKILRVLNAVRSLEIGISLSIQQYKLLTPSVLIGRLINAHQHLLALRISEYLGMNQEVVIMHWACAKITASLGIPDATLLEILLDKLKLCKGISYAAVAAHADKNGRRKLAALLVEHEPRSSKQVPLLLSIGEEDIALMKATECGDTDLVYLVLFHIWQMRQPLEFFGTIQARQLARDLFITYARCYKHEFLKDFFLSTGQLQDVAFLLWKESWQLGKNPMASKGSPLHGPRIKLIEKAQNLFAETKEHTFESKAAEEHAKLLRLQHELEVTTKQAIFVDSSISDTIRTCIVLGNHRAALKVKTEFKVSEKRWYWLKVFALATIKDWAALEKFSKEKKPPIGFRPFVEACIEADEKGEAIKYIPKLADPREKAESYARIGMAKEAADAASQTKDGELLGRLKLTFAQNAGAQSIFDTLRDRLSFQGAS, translated from the exons ATGGCGAACGTCTCCGTAGCTGCGGAGTGGCAGCTCCTCTACAACCGCTACTACCGTAAACCCGAACTCTATCAAATGCGTTGGAAACACGTCGACCTCGCCCGCAACAAAGTCGCCGCTGCTCCCTTCGGAGGTCCCCTCGCCGTCATCCGTGACGATTCAAAGATCGTTCAGCTTCACGGCGAGTCCGCCCTCCGCAAACTCCGTCTCTTTTCCTCCTCCGGTCATCTCCTCGCCGACACCGTCTGGCGTAACCCTGGCGGTCGCCTCATCGGAATGTCATGGACCGATGATCACACACTCGTCTGTATCGTTCAAGATGGCACTGTTTATCGCTACGATGTTCACGCTCATCTCATCGAACCGAATCTCTCGTTAGGTAAAGAATGTTTCGAAAGTAACGTTGCTGATTGTGCTTTTTGGGGAAACGGTGTCGTTTGTATCACTGAATCGAATCAATTGTTCTGTATTGCTGATTTCAAAAACCCTAACGCGGTTAAGCTAGCTgatcctggtattgttgaaccTCCGCGGTGTATGGCTGTAATTGAACCGCAGTATACGGTGTCTGGGAATGTTGAGGTTTTGCTTGGAGTTGGTGATGGTGGTGAAGAGGAGGATGCTGCTGTGCTTGCTGTTGAGGAGGATGGTGTGCAGCGCCTTGGTGGTGAGATGCTCCGGGGACCGCTGCAGAAGATGGTGGTGTCGCGTGATGGTAAGTGGCTTGCGTCATTCACTCATGATGGCCGGCTTCTTGTTACAACGTCGGATTTAACGGATGTCATCATCGAGAGGGAGTGCGAG TCAGCTCTTCCTCCGGAGCAGCTTGCTTGGTGTGGAATGGATGCTGTGCTGCTTTACTGGGATGATATGCTTTTGATGATGGGTCCTGATGGAGAACCGGTAACCTACCTTTATGATGAACCAATAATTCTTATTCCCGAGTGCGATGGAGTGAGGATATTGTCCAACGCTAGTATGGAGTTTCTACAGCGGGTTCCTGATTCCACAGTTTCAATCTTCACAATTGGCAGTACATCACCCGCAGCTTTGCTGTATGATGCTTTGGATCATTTTGATAGGCGTAGTGCTAAG GCAGATGAAAATTTGAGATTGATAAGATCATCCCTTCCTGAGGCTGTTGAAGCATGTGTTGATGCTGCAGGTCATGAATTTGATGTTTTGCGTCAACAAACTCTCCTAAGGGCAGCCAGTTATGGTCAGGCATTTTGTAG CAATTTTCATCGTGATCGTATCCAAGAAATGTCTAAAATTCTGCGGGTCTTGAATGCAGTGCGCAGCCTTGAGATTGGCATTTCTCTTAGTATTCAGCAATATAAG TTGCTTACACCATCTGTCCTGATTGGTCGCCTGATAAATGCTCACCAACATTTGCTTGCACTGCGGATATCGGAATATCTCGGAATGAATCAA GAGGTAGTGATAATGCACTGGGCATGTGCTAAGATAACTGCATCATTGGGGATACCTGATGCTACTCTTCTAGAGATTCTTCTTGATAAG TTAAAATTGTGCAAAGGCATATCCTATGCTGCAGTTGCTGCTCATGCAGACAAAAATGGCCGCCGAAAGTTAGCTGCCTTGCTTGTTGAACATGAACCCCGTTCGTCTAAACAG GTTCCTCTCCTGTTAAGCATAGGAGAAGAAGATATAGCTTTGATGAAGGCAACTGAATGTGGTGATACAGATCTTGTTTACCTTGTACTTTTTCATATTTGGCAAATG AGGCAGCCACTGGAGTTCTTTGGAACCATACAGGCCAGACAATTAGCACGTGACTTATTTATAACTTATGCACG GTGCTATAAACATGAATTTTTGAAGGACTTCTTCTTATCAACAGGGCAACTTCAA GATGTTGCATTTCTTCTTTGGAAAGAATCATGGCAACTTGGAAAAAATCCCATGGCAAGCAAGGGATCTCCACTTCATGGTCCTCGAATAAAACTTATTGAGAAGGCCCAGAATCTTTTTGCAGAAACCAAGGAACATACCTTTGAATCAAAAGCAGCCGAAGAGCATGCAAAACTTTTAAG GCTCCAGCATGAACTTGAAGTGACTACAAAGCAGGCCATTTTTGTAGATTCAAGTATAAGTGATACAATCCGGACTTGTATTGTCTTGGGAAATCATCGAGCTGCACTAAAAGTGAAAACAGAATTTAAG GTGTCTGAGAAGAGATGGTATTGGCTTAAGGTTTTTGCTTTGGCCACAATCAAGGATTGGGCAGCCCTAGAAAAATTTTCGAAGGAGAAGAAACCACCAATAG GTTTTAGACCATTTGTGGAGGCATGCATTGAAGCCGATGAAAAGGGAGAAGCTATTAAATATATCCCCAAACTTGCAGACCCCCGAGAAAAAGCCGAG TCATATGCACGAATTGGTATGGCCAAGGAAGCTGCTGATGCTGCTTCACAGACAAAAGATGGTGAATTGCTTGGTCGGTTGAAATTGACTTTTGCACAAAATGCAGGAGCTCAATCAATATTTGATACTCTTCGAGATCGATTGTCTTTCCAAGGTGCTTCATGA
- the LOC123887552 gene encoding uncharacterized protein LOC123887552, producing the protein MLFGVDGMYFRISDISEATHRALNVVQTLEFGMPDMPRSRFIRSCFIQIQTQHRFKIHLIEHLQPCIGDHSRGTIHLRKMNVLVFSGLAKAMMPAARVQSWCIRHEEFIVI; encoded by the exons atGTTGTTCGGTGTTGACGGGATGTACTTCAG AATCTCTGACATTTCCGAGGCCACTCATCGTGCTTTGAATGTGGTCCAAACATTGGAATTTGGAATGCCAGACATGCCTCGCTCACGTTTTATACGTTCGTGTTTTATACAAATACAAACCCAACACCGGTTCAAGATCCATTTGATTGAACACCTCCAGCCTTGCATAGGAGACCATTCTCGAGGAACTATTCATCTTAGGAAAATGAATGTTTTGGTTTTCTCAG GTTTGGCAAAAGCAATGATGCCTGCTGCAAGGGTTCAATCCTGGTGCATAAGACATGAAGAATTCATTGTCATTTGA